Below is a window of Syntrophorhabdaceae bacterium DNA.
GGCGCTGGGCATCAGGGTCCCGGTCATCTACACCTCGGTCTTCATGGGCGGTGTCGCCCTTGCCGGGTTTGCGGGGGTGCTGATGAGCCCCATCAGTTTCGTTTATCCGACGATGGGTGTCGATGTCATTCTGCGTGCCTTCATCGTGGTGGTCATCGGAGGGCTGGGAAATATTATGGGGGCGCTTCTGGCGTCTCTCATGATAGGGGAGGTCGAGGCCCTCGCGTCCATATGGATCTCGCCGACCATAGCGGAGACGCTTGTGTTCGTAATCCTTATCATAACCATGATATTCAGGCCTGCCGGGCTGTTTGGAAAGGCGGAGAGGTAGCGCCATGGGAAATCTCAATTCTGGATCCAATATCAAGAGGGTAGTTCTGTTTCACGTGATAGTCCTTGCGGCGCTTGCGGTCTTGCCGTTGTTCCTGAGTACCTATCATCAGAAGCTCGCGGTCGAGGCGATCATCCTTGCCGTGTTTGCCATGAGCCTTGACCTGGTCATGGGCTATGCCGGCATAGCGACCTTCGGTCATGCGGCGTTCTTCGGGATCGGCGGCTACGCCATGGGTGTTATGCTCAAGTTCCTCTTTCCATCTCTCTGGCTGGGGCTTATCCTGGCGGGATTCTGCACCGCCGTTCTGGCGTTCTTCATCGGTTTCGTGTCGATCCGGGCCAAGGGCATCTATTTTGCCATCCTGACCCTTGCCTTTGCGGAGGTTGTCTACAGGGTCATTTTTCACTCCTACAACACGCCGCTGGGCGGCTCGGACGGGCTTGTAGGTGTTCCCACACCAATGCTGGGTCTCGGGTTTTTTGAGATCGATCTGAGGAAGACGATCAACTTCTACTGGGTGGCGACGGCATTTGCGTACCTGTCCTACCTGGTATGTAAGCTGGTCGTCGGCTCCCCGTTCGGCAGCATCCTGTCGGGAATAAGGGAAAATGAGAACCGTGTGTCCTTTATCGGTTTCAATGTGAAATGGAGCAAGGTCATGGCCTTCGTTATGGCGGGCGTTTTCGCCGGGTTCAGCGGGGCCATGTTCACGGCCTTCAAAACCTATGCGGACACGGAACAGCTCAGTTTCGTGCTCTCCGGCAAGGTCATCGTCATGGGTCTTATAGGCGGCATAGGTACGCTGATCGGCCCCATGGTAGGTGCGGTGGTGATCACGATTTTCGAATCCATCATCTCCACGTATTTTCATGCCCATAACCTTATAATAGGGGCGCTCTTCGTTGTGGTCGTCATATTCATGCCGAAAGGGCTTCTCGGGTTGTTCGGGAGAAAAGAGAGAAATAATAATGGGAGTTGACAATGTTCTTTGAGGTCAAGGAGCTGTGCAGATCCTTCGGGGCGCTTCAGGCGGTTCAGAATGTCTCATTCACGTTGGATGAGGGTACCACCCTTTCCATCATAGGACCTAACGGGGCGGGCAAGACAACCCTTTTCAACGTGATCACGGGCGTGTTCCCCCCCGACAGTGGTGAAGTGCTGTTCAAGGGCGCGCGGGTGACGGGAATGCCTCCGGACAAGCTGTGCCACAAGGGCATTGCGAGATCGTTCCAGATAACGAATATTTTCCAGGGACTTTCCGTTTTCGAGAACATTCGTCTTGCCTGCCAGGGGAGAAAGGCGACGAAACGCATGTTTTCGCCCGTTTCAAAGCTGAAGGGACCCATCGAAGAGGCTGAGAAGATCCTCGATCTTCTGGGGCTTCTGGACCTCCGTGACAGCAGGGCCGGTACACTTTCCCACGGTGACCAGAGATACCTGGAGATCGGCATGACCCTCGCGTCGAGGCCGTCGCTGGTCCTTTTCGACGAGCCCACCGCCGGGATGACACCCATGGAGACGAAGGCCACGATCGACCTCATCAATAAACTCAAGGGGATGGTGACGATAATTCTTATCGAGCATGACATCAACATGGTCTTTGCCGTTTCCGACAGAATCATCGTAATGGACCAGGGAGGCGTCCTTGCCGAGGGTCTTCCCGAGGAGGTCAAGGCGAATGAAGCTGTTAAGACCGCTTATTTCGGGGAGGAAATCTAAATGCTCGAGGTCAGGGATCTCAATACATTCTACGGGAAAAGCCATATACTCCAGGGTATCACCCTTGAAGTTCAAGAGGGTGAGATAGTATGCCTTCTTGGACGAAACGGTGTCGGCAAGAGCACCACGCTCAAGTCGATCATGGGGCTCGTCAACCCTTCCAGAGGCACCATCCGCTTCGAAGGCAAGGAAATACAGAGGAAGAGGCCCGATGCCATCGCGCGCATGGGGATAAGCTATATTCCCGAGGACAGAAGGATCTTCTCGCGCCTGTCGGTAAAGGAGAACCTCATGATAGGCACCAGCAGCTCTCCCGACATGACGAAAGCCCGGAAGGATGAGATGCTGGAGAAGGCGTACATGTATTTCCCCATCCTGAAGGAAAAGGAATCTCAGGGAGGAGGATTTTTGTCCGGCGGCCAGCAGCAAATGCTGGCAATCGCCAGAGGGTTAATGTGCGACCCGAAGCTTGTCCTTCTCGATGAGCCTTTCGAGGGGCTGGCGCCGGTGGTCATATGGGAGCTGATAGACATAATCAAGAAGCTCTGCGAAAGCGAAAGGATGACCCTTCTGCTGGTGGAGCAGAAGGCGGCCCTGGCGCTGAAGATGTCAGACAGGGGATATGTTCTGGAAAAAGGGCTGGTGAAGTGTGAAGGCACTTGCACGTTCCTGTCCGAGAGTGAGGAGGTTCGAGAGAGATGCGGTTTGTAAAATGTTATCCCGTCGTCCCTCGACGTAGAGTTCTTTGGATACTATCGGAGTGGTGTTGATAGAGGGCGGAAATGCGGGAGCTATGGAAGATGTCTTACGATTGGATCGTTACACGGGCGACATCGTCTGCGTTAACCCATTCCGGCGCGTGGTTGTCAGATCGGCCGATCGTGACCGGTCTTCGTCGCCTGCTGATGGCTGGTGATTCAGCCCTTCATTGTCTTACCATCTTGTTTTTGTTCCCTGTCCCGTTCATCTGTGCTGTAAGGTTGCCCAGGGGAGATCTGCATGGGCCGCGGCCCTGCTTTTTGGTTCCCCCGGCGGGAGCGGGTGTTCTGAAAGAGAAAACAACATGTCTATCGGACGGATTGGATGCACTGATGGGATCTGAGATCATACCAAAAAAGGAGCGGTAGAACCATGAAAGAACAACCGGCGAAGATTTCCGACTACAGCGAATACGAAGGACAAACTTTCGGTCAGATACTTGACGGGCTTGCACGCGATGTCCCGGACAAGGAAATGATCTTGTTCAACGGCGAAAGGATAACATACGGGCAGTTCTACCAGAGGGTAATGCAGGTCGCAATGGCCCTTAAGAGGGTCGGTATAAGGAAGGGCGACCGCGTTGCGGCCCTCTTTCCCAATTGTCCCGATTTTTTCGTGGTCCAGCAGGCCACGCTCTATATTGGGGCCGTTTTTGTTCTCTTGTCGACGCGTTATCGGGAATACGAGCTGAGCTACATGCTCAAACATTCCGGGGCGCGCTGCCTCTTCACCATCGACGAGTATTTGAAAACGAGCTTCACTGATATCGTTGACAAGCTTCGCCCCGAACTGCCGAACCTGGAGTTCACCTTTGTCATGGGCCCCAAGGTCCCATCGTGGGGCCGGCCGTACCAGGAAGCCCTGGACCTCGGCAAGAACCTCGATGAGAAGCTGCTCAGGGAAGACCTGCCGAAATACGACGATACGGCTTCCATCCTCTATAGCTCGGGGAGCACCGGCCTGCCCAAGGGTATCGTTATGACCCACCGGGCCTTTGTCTTCGGAGCCCTGCAGGTGACGCGCAGGCTCAGGATCACCTCCGATGACGTGTCCCTGATGGTCGTGCCCTGCTCGCACACGCTCTGCGCCTTCATCCAGTTTCCGAACTCTCTCATGGCGCGGTGCCGGATCGTCATGATGGAGACCTTCGAAGCGGGCCAGGCGCTGGAAATGTACAACAAGGAAAAGATCTCTCTGATCTACGGCGTTCCCACGATGTTCGTCCTGATGCTGGAGCATCCGAACTTCGCAAAGACCGATTTTTCATGCAGCCGGGCGGGCTACACGGGCGGGGCCATCATTCCTGAAGAGCTGATGTCGAACGTGAGAAACAAGATGAACTGTAAGCTGGTTTCCGTCTATGGCCTGAGCGAGTGCGGGGCCTGCTCGATGAACGACGTGGAAGATGATGAATCTCTCAAGATCGGTACGGTAGGCCGGCCGCTGGACGGGGTCGATATCATAGTCGCCGACGATAGGCACGAGAGATTGCCCGTGGACGAGGTAGGCGAGGTCTGCCTGAAAGGCCCGATCCTCTTTTCGGGATACTACGAGCAGCCGCAGCTGACCAGGGCGGCCTACGACCAAAACGGCTATTTCTGTACGGGAGACCTGGGCAAATATCTGGAGAACGGTATGCTCGCCATAGTGGGACGCAAGAAAGAGATGATCATCAGGGGAGGCTTCAACGTGTACCCCGCCGAGCTTGAAGAACAGATAGGTCTCATTGACGGCGTGCAGTCTGTTGCCATAGTCGGCCTGCCGGACAAGGTGATGGGCGAGAAGATAGTCGCCTGTATAATCCCCGCTCCCGGAAGCAGCATAACGGACAAGGACATAATCGCGTACTGCAAGAAACGCCTTGCAAACTACAAGGTACCGAACGTGGTGATCATAATGAATGAGTTCCCCGTTACGGCCCTGGGAAAGGTCCAGAAATTCAAACTGATAGAGGCTCTCGAAGCAAAAGGGATATAGACAGGACTCCACATGAAAACAACGTATAAAGACCTGAAGTTTGAGTTGAAAGACGGGCTGGGCATCCTGACACTGAATATCCCGGAGAAGCTCAACGCCTGCGGGAAGCGCACGAGATCGGAGCTCCATTCATTCTGGAGCGCCATGCAGGCCGAGGACAGGTGCAGGGTGATAATAATGACCGGCGCGGGCACCTCTTTTTGCGCGGGGCAGGACGTCGAAGAAATGGACGATCCGGTACACCCCTTCTATAAATGGAGTGTCGACGAGATATACGCGTTTCAGCATGAGATGTCCGATGTCATTCTCCTGATGAGAAGGGCGCCCCAGCCCATCATTGCCGCCGTGCGGGGTTATGCCGCCGGCGGAGGGTTCAGCATGGCCGTGGCGGCGGACCTCAGGGTCGCCGACCCCACGGCGAAGTTCGTGGCATCCTATATCAATATAGGGCTGTCCGGGGCGGACATGGGCAGCAGCTATCATTTTCCCAGACAGGTCACCCTTGCCCTGGCGCTGGAATATCTCTACACGGGAGACGCCATCGACGCGAAGACGGCACGGGAAATAGGTCTTGTCAATCACGTGGTTCCGGCCGGAAAACTGATGACCAGGGCGAAAGAGATCGCCGGCAAGATGCTCGCCAAATCACCGCTTGGCCTGAAACTCACCAAGGAGGTGGCGAACCAGAACATCGGGTCTGCGAGCCTGGAATCGGCGCTCTACATGGAGGACAGGAACCAGGTCCTCTGTCTTGCGGCAGGACCCATACGAAATCCTTTAAAAGGGAAGAAGAAGACGAAGGGATCGCGATGAAGACGATTTCGACGATGAGCAAAAGGAGCAGGCTGGCCGTTGCCGAAAACGAAACGGAGATGCGGGGCCGGCCCTGCTTTAAGTCATACACAATAAGGAGAGAACCATGAGTGCACCGAAAAAGCTGTTTGAACCTATTCAGGTAGGCAATGTGGAGCTGAAGAACCGCGTGATGATGCTTGGGGTTACGACGGGTTTTCTCGACAATTATTACGTAACCGACAAGTACGCCAATTTTATGGGAGCCAGGGCCAGAGGAGGGACCGGCCTTGTGACCATCGGTTCGGCCTACCCCTTCGACCTCAGCGGTGTCACGCCCCGCTACATCAATATCGCCTCAGGCGTTGGCATATGGACAGATGACCAGATCCCGGGTTTGAGCAAGGTGGCAAAGAACATTCATGACAACGGCGGCAAGGCGTCATGCCAGCTCGTCATTTGCTCGGAGTGGAGAGCAAGCAAGGATGCCCCCCTGGAAGGCGTAGGGCCCTCAGCCGGCGCGGGTGGTCCCAGTGTGAAGGAAGTCAGGGAGTTGACCGTCGACGAGATCCGCCTCATCGTCAGCCAGTTCGGCGAAGGAGCGAGAAGGGCCAGGGAGGCCGGTTTCGACATGGTGGAATTCCACGCCGGCATCGGCTACTTCATCAACAGGTTCCTTTCGCCCTATTCGAATAGGAGGACCGATGAGTACGGAGGGACCCCGGAAAAACGGCTGCGCTTCTTCCTCGATGTCATCGAGGCCTGCAAGGCCAAAGCGGGGGCGGATTTCACCCTGACCGCCCGGATATCCGGAGATGAACTCCTGGAAGGCGGCAACAAGATCGAAGACGTACAGAAGATGATCCCCGTCCTGGAAAAGGCCGGCATAGCTTCATTCAACGTTCAGGCGGGCTGGCACGAAAGCCCGATCCCGCTGGTTCAGCAGTGGGTTCCCGAAGGGGCTTTTGTCTATCTCGGCGAAGCCATCAAGAAGGTTTCAACGGTTCCTGTCGCAGTGGGCTACAGGCTGAAAGACCCCGTCATGGCGGAAGAGATCGTGGCTGCCGGCAAGGTCGATATGATTGCAATGGCGCGGCAGCTCATCGCCGATGCCGACTGGGCCAACAAGGCGCAGGCGGGCAAACTGGACGACATCAGGAAATGCATCACCTGCTGCCGCTGCATGGACGACAACTTTGTCGGCGTGCCCATAACCTGCAGTGTGAACACGAACCTGGAAGGCCTTCCCGAAACACCGGCCGAGAAGGTGAAGAAGGTCATGGTCGTCGGCGGCGGCCCGGCCGGGCTGGAGGCCGCCAGGGTGGCCACGATGCGCGGACACAAGGTGACGGTTTACGAAAAAGGGAAGAGACTCGGCGGCCTCACGACGCTCGCATCGGTTCTCAATGCGGAGATCGAGCCCTTCCACGACTGGCTGGTGAAGCAGGTGAAGGATCTGAAAATAGAGGCGAAGCTGGGTACGGAGGTAAAACCGGACGTTGTCGACGCCTTCAAACCTGACGTTGTGATCGTGGCGGCGGGCGGCGCCCCTATGGACCTCCCCGTTCCCGGGATTGACAGCGACAACGTGATCTCAAGCCATGATATAGAAGCCTTTGTAAGCGGCCAGAGCACGAAGAAGGGCCTTATGTGGACCCTCGCCGCAAAGGTGGGAAAAGACGTTGCCGGCAGTCCGGCGCTTATGCGGAAGATGCTGGGTCTGAACTTTCCAATAAAGAAGCGAGTTGCCATCATCGGCGGGCAGTTCGCGGGCTGCGAGCTTGCGTTGACCCTCATGGAGAAGGGTAAACAGGTGCGGATCATAGAAGAGACGAAACGACTCGGCGCCGACATAGGGCCCGTCACCCGGTGGGTGGAAATGGATATGATGAAGAAAGGCGGCGTTGCCATGGAGCCCCTGACGAAGGTTAAGGAGATCACCGACAAGGGTG
It encodes the following:
- a CDS encoding branched-chain amino acid ABC transporter permease; its protein translation is MGNLNSGSNIKRVVLFHVIVLAALAVLPLFLSTYHQKLAVEAIILAVFAMSLDLVMGYAGIATFGHAAFFGIGGYAMGVMLKFLFPSLWLGLILAGFCTAVLAFFIGFVSIRAKGIYFAILTLAFAEVVYRVIFHSYNTPLGGSDGLVGVPTPMLGLGFFEIDLRKTINFYWVATAFAYLSYLVCKLVVGSPFGSILSGIRENENRVSFIGFNVKWSKVMAFVMAGVFAGFSGAMFTAFKTYADTEQLSFVLSGKVIVMGLIGGIGTLIGPMVGAVVITIFESIISTYFHAHNLIIGALFVVVVIFMPKGLLGLFGRKERNNNGS
- a CDS encoding ABC transporter ATP-binding protein; the protein is MFFEVKELCRSFGALQAVQNVSFTLDEGTTLSIIGPNGAGKTTLFNVITGVFPPDSGEVLFKGARVTGMPPDKLCHKGIARSFQITNIFQGLSVFENIRLACQGRKATKRMFSPVSKLKGPIEEAEKILDLLGLLDLRDSRAGTLSHGDQRYLEIGMTLASRPSLVLFDEPTAGMTPMETKATIDLINKLKGMVTIILIEHDINMVFAVSDRIIVMDQGGVLAEGLPEEVKANEAVKTAYFGEEI
- a CDS encoding ABC transporter ATP-binding protein, giving the protein MLEVRDLNTFYGKSHILQGITLEVQEGEIVCLLGRNGVGKSTTLKSIMGLVNPSRGTIRFEGKEIQRKRPDAIARMGISYIPEDRRIFSRLSVKENLMIGTSSSPDMTKARKDEMLEKAYMYFPILKEKESQGGGFLSGGQQQMLAIARGLMCDPKLVLLDEPFEGLAPVVIWELIDIIKKLCESERMTLLLVEQKAALALKMSDRGYVLEKGLVKCEGTCTFLSESEEVRERCGL
- a CDS encoding class I adenylate-forming enzyme family protein, producing MKEQPAKISDYSEYEGQTFGQILDGLARDVPDKEMILFNGERITYGQFYQRVMQVAMALKRVGIRKGDRVAALFPNCPDFFVVQQATLYIGAVFVLLSTRYREYELSYMLKHSGARCLFTIDEYLKTSFTDIVDKLRPELPNLEFTFVMGPKVPSWGRPYQEALDLGKNLDEKLLREDLPKYDDTASILYSSGSTGLPKGIVMTHRAFVFGALQVTRRLRITSDDVSLMVVPCSHTLCAFIQFPNSLMARCRIVMMETFEAGQALEMYNKEKISLIYGVPTMFVLMLEHPNFAKTDFSCSRAGYTGGAIIPEELMSNVRNKMNCKLVSVYGLSECGACSMNDVEDDESLKIGTVGRPLDGVDIIVADDRHERLPVDEVGEVCLKGPILFSGYYEQPQLTRAAYDQNGYFCTGDLGKYLENGMLAIVGRKKEMIIRGGFNVYPAELEEQIGLIDGVQSVAIVGLPDKVMGEKIVACIIPAPGSSITDKDIIAYCKKRLANYKVPNVVIIMNEFPVTALGKVQKFKLIEALEAKGI
- a CDS encoding enoyl-CoA hydratase/isomerase family protein; the protein is MKTTYKDLKFELKDGLGILTLNIPEKLNACGKRTRSELHSFWSAMQAEDRCRVIIMTGAGTSFCAGQDVEEMDDPVHPFYKWSVDEIYAFQHEMSDVILLMRRAPQPIIAAVRGYAAGGGFSMAVAADLRVADPTAKFVASYINIGLSGADMGSSYHFPRQVTLALALEYLYTGDAIDAKTAREIGLVNHVVPAGKLMTRAKEIAGKMLAKSPLGLKLTKEVANQNIGSASLESALYMEDRNQVLCLAAGPIRNPLKGKKKTKGSR
- a CDS encoding NAD(P)/FAD-dependent oxidoreductase, encoding MSAPKKLFEPIQVGNVELKNRVMMLGVTTGFLDNYYVTDKYANFMGARARGGTGLVTIGSAYPFDLSGVTPRYINIASGVGIWTDDQIPGLSKVAKNIHDNGGKASCQLVICSEWRASKDAPLEGVGPSAGAGGPSVKEVRELTVDEIRLIVSQFGEGARRAREAGFDMVEFHAGIGYFINRFLSPYSNRRTDEYGGTPEKRLRFFLDVIEACKAKAGADFTLTARISGDELLEGGNKIEDVQKMIPVLEKAGIASFNVQAGWHESPIPLVQQWVPEGAFVYLGEAIKKVSTVPVAVGYRLKDPVMAEEIVAAGKVDMIAMARQLIADADWANKAQAGKLDDIRKCITCCRCMDDNFVGVPITCSVNTNLEGLPETPAEKVKKVMVVGGGPAGLEAARVATMRGHKVTVYEKGKRLGGLTTLASVLNAEIEPFHDWLVKQVKDLKIEAKLGTEVKPDVVDAFKPDVVIVAAGGAPMDLPVPGIDSDNVISSHDIEAFVSGQSTKKGLMWTLAAKVGKDVAGSPALMRKMLGLNFPIKKRVAIIGGQFAGCELALTLMEKGKQVRIIEETKRLGADIGPVTRWVEMDMMKKGGVAMEPLTKVKEITDKGVRAVREDGTEVFFDADTILLALGLKENLELADKLKGKAAEVYVVGESAGGGGKKRLREAMNSGRDVGAKI